A genome region from Deinococcus sp. HSC-46F16 includes the following:
- the gcvH gene encoding glycine cleavage system protein GcvH, whose protein sequence is MQTPSELKYAASHEWLASDGTVGITDFAQDQLGDVVYVELPEVGRVVSAGETIAVVESVKTASDIYAPASGTVVAVNEALSGSPELVNSGAYTDGWLFKLDVTEESGDLMDADAYSAANN, encoded by the coding sequence ATGCAGACCCCCAGCGAACTGAAGTACGCCGCCTCCCATGAATGGCTCGCCTCCGACGGCACCGTCGGCATCACCGACTTCGCGCAGGACCAGCTCGGCGACGTGGTGTACGTGGAACTGCCCGAGGTCGGGCGCGTCGTGTCGGCGGGCGAGACGATTGCGGTCGTGGAGAGTGTGAAGACCGCCTCCGATATCTACGCCCCCGCAAGTGGCACGGTCGTTGCCGTCAACGAGGCCCTCTCCGGCAGCCCCGAACTCGTGAACAGCGGGGCGTACACCGACGGCTGGCTGTTCAAGCTGGACGTGACCGAGGAGAGCGGCGACCTGATGGACGCCGACGCGTACAGCGCCGCGAACAACTGA
- a CDS encoding DUF4394 domain-containing protein yields the protein MKRLALLSATCALALSACTGMRPPAAPQGMTAYGLDTQGRLVTFGTDNAAASLRRMAVTGLPSGETLVDLDVRNTDNRLYAMSNTGKLYRLDPATGALSADGSSLTAGITPVAIDFNPAANRLRVFAETDRNFRLTLGAAPVPATSPAGTVTDDGTLRYATGTANPDLAAAAYTNSFNNSATGAIGTGTTTTLYSIDAAADTLVRHSSAEGSTPAGNFSTLTSVGALGVDAMKGMTGFDIAGADMAYLSVSMGGNTVLYTVNLTTGAATAKSTVSGLALRSFALALPNQ from the coding sequence ATGAAGCGACTTGCCCTGCTGTCTGCCACCTGCGCCCTTGCTCTCTCGGCCTGCACCGGGATGAGGCCCCCCGCCGCTCCCCAGGGCATGACCGCCTACGGGCTGGACACCCAGGGACGCCTCGTGACCTTCGGCACCGACAACGCGGCAGCCAGCCTGCGCCGCATGGCCGTGACCGGGCTGCCGAGCGGTGAGACGCTCGTCGATCTGGACGTCCGCAACACCGATAACCGGCTCTATGCCATGTCGAACACGGGCAAGCTCTACCGCCTCGACCCGGCCACCGGAGCCCTGAGCGCTGACGGGTCCAGCCTGACGGCAGGCATCACGCCCGTCGCCATCGACTTCAACCCGGCGGCCAACCGCCTGCGCGTCTTCGCGGAGACGGACCGGAACTTCCGCCTGACGCTGGGCGCGGCGCCCGTCCCGGCCACCTCGCCCGCCGGAACGGTGACCGACGACGGTACGCTGAGGTACGCCACGGGCACCGCCAACCCCGACCTGGCAGCCGCCGCCTACACCAACTCCTTCAACAACAGCGCCACGGGGGCCATCGGCACGGGCACGACCACCACCCTCTACTCCATTGACGCGGCGGCGGACACGCTGGTGAGGCACAGCAGCGCCGAGGGCTCGACGCCTGCGGGCAACTTCAGCACCCTGACCTCCGTGGGGGCGCTGGGCGTGGACGCCATGAAGGGCATGACCGGCTTCGACATCGCCGGGGCCGACATGGCCTACCTCAGCGTGAGCATGGGCGGCAACACCGTGCTGTACACGGTCAACCTGACGACGGGCGCGGCAACCGCCAAGAGCACGGTCAGTGGCCTCGCCCTGCGCTCCTTCGCGCTGGCGCTGCCGAACCAGTAA
- the ttcA gene encoding tRNA 2-thiocytidine(32) synthetase TtcA, which translates to MTQTLPSPTAAPQTDLPRLFAPLVKGAAQAITDYRMIEEGDRVMVCLSGGKDSYTLLDILLDLQRRAPINFEVVAVNLDQGQPGFPTHVLPEYLTRLGVPFHILTEDTYSIVKEKTPEGKTTCALCSRLRRGILYRHAREIGATKIALGHHREDILETLFMNLFFGARLKAMPPKLQSDDGTNVVIRPLAYLAERDIERYAVAKGFPIIPCNLCGSQENLQRKVVGEMLEGWEREHPGRLQNVLRGLTRVTPSHLLDRDLFDFASLSVQPAEGDKGFDAEEYPEREFLAGLSEMQMLG; encoded by the coding sequence ATGACCCAGACCCTCCCCTCCCCCACCGCTGCTCCCCAAACCGACCTCCCGCGTCTGTTCGCGCCCCTCGTGAAGGGCGCGGCGCAGGCCATCACCGACTACCGCATGATCGAGGAAGGCGACCGGGTGATGGTCTGCCTGTCGGGGGGCAAGGACAGCTATACGCTGCTCGACATCCTGCTGGACCTTCAGCGCCGCGCTCCCATCAATTTCGAGGTCGTGGCGGTGAACCTCGACCAGGGGCAGCCGGGCTTTCCCACCCACGTGCTGCCGGAGTACCTCACGCGGCTGGGCGTGCCCTTTCACATCCTGACGGAAGACACCTATTCCATCGTCAAGGAGAAGACGCCCGAGGGCAAGACGACCTGTGCCCTGTGCAGCCGCCTCAGAAGGGGCATCCTGTACCGGCACGCCCGCGAGATCGGCGCGACGAAGATCGCCCTGGGCCACCACCGCGAGGACATCCTCGAAACCCTGTTCATGAACCTGTTCTTCGGTGCCCGCCTCAAGGCGATGCCGCCCAAGCTCCAGTCGGACGACGGCACGAATGTGGTGATCCGGCCGCTGGCCTACCTCGCGGAGCGGGACATCGAGCGATACGCGGTGGCGAAAGGCTTCCCCATCATCCCCTGCAACCTGTGCGGCAGCCAGGAGAACCTGCAGCGCAAGGTCGTGGGCGAGATGCTGGAGGGCTGGGAGCGTGAGCATCCGGGCCGCCTCCAGAACGTGCTGCGGGGGCTGACGCGGGTGACGCCGAGTCACCTGCTGGACCGCGACCTCTTCGACTTCGCCTCCCTGAGCGTCCAGCCCGCCGAGGGCGACAAGGGCTTCGACGCGGAGGAGTACCCCGAGCGCGAGTTCCTGGCGGGCCTGAGCGAGATGCAGATGCTGGGGTAA
- a CDS encoding phosphotransferase enzyme family protein has product MAAEPPISLAALRGAVRGSYGLDVETLSFLPQGTAPAYRAEGSSGRWFLKLLPDTPSGHDLRRRVQAERPLLRALRETGVLTRVPRPIPTNFGSDLAEVDGYGLALYGWIDGTSLGADWAAALPEIVPLLGRLHAGTLELLGRVQEWPVPPEDFALPFEVGLLGDLARLRTSTVGDRAGVVALRDLLLPHEATLRRVLAQARTFQGLARAQPRRFVVCHTDAHGGNVMRGAAGGLWLIDWETARPAPPEHDLWMLHPHLPELPPAYEEAVGAPAVPDPDLLGFYLTRRVLEDLAVDVGMILHENIRPEQDEANLAVLERYVLPDLLRVEQHVAEVRGALRLR; this is encoded by the coding sequence ATGGCGGCTGAGCCTCCGATCTCCCTGGCGGCCCTGCGCGGTGCGGTGCGGGGCAGTTACGGGCTTGACGTCGAGACGCTCTCCTTTCTGCCTCAGGGAACGGCCCCCGCCTACCGCGCCGAAGGCTCCTCAGGCCGCTGGTTTCTCAAGCTGCTGCCGGACACGCCGTCCGGACACGACCTGCGGCGGCGGGTGCAGGCCGAACGCCCGCTGCTGCGTGCCCTGCGGGAGACGGGGGTGCTGACGCGGGTTCCCCGGCCGATTCCCACCAACTTCGGGAGCGATCTCGCCGAAGTGGACGGTTACGGCCTGGCCCTATACGGCTGGATTGACGGCACTTCCCTGGGGGCGGACTGGGCGGCGGCCCTCCCGGAGATCGTCCCGCTGCTGGGACGGCTGCACGCGGGCACCCTTGAGCTGCTGGGGAGGGTGCAGGAGTGGCCGGTCCCTCCCGAGGACTTCGCCCTCCCCTTCGAGGTGGGGTTGCTGGGCGACCTGGCCCGGTTGCGGACGAGCACGGTGGGGGACCGGGCGGGGGTGGTGGCCCTGCGCGACCTGCTGCTGCCACACGAGGCCACCCTGCGGCGGGTACTTGCTCAGGCACGAACGTTCCAGGGACTGGCCCGCGCCCAACCCCGACGTTTCGTGGTGTGCCACACCGACGCGCATGGCGGCAACGTGATGCGCGGCGCGGCGGGCGGGCTGTGGCTGATCGACTGGGAGACGGCCCGACCCGCCCCGCCCGAGCACGACCTGTGGATGCTGCACCCCCACCTGCCCGAACTGCCGCCCGCCTACGAGGAAGCGGTGGGAGCCCCGGCCGTCCCCGACCCGGACCTGCTGGGGTTCTACCTCACCCGGCGGGTGCTGGAGGACCTGGCGGTGGACGTGGGCATGATCCTGCACGAGAACATCCGCCCCGAGCAGGACGAGGCCAATCTCGCCGTGCTGGAGCGGTACGTTCTGCCCGACCTGCTGCGAGTGGAGCAGCATGTGGCCGAGGTGCGGGGGGCGCTGCGTCTGCGCTGA
- a CDS encoding SDR family NAD(P)-dependent oxidoreductase, with product MHTLIVGATGGIGAATARAFAARGDRLTLSGRDAGRLSALAAELGADSQAADLGYESHVRALLEGVGELDTLVYAAGAALPGPVQEADPAAVRAVWNANYFGALWVLKHGLRRMGAGGRVYLLGARPELVTARGFSQYAASKAALRSAAEIARLEARGVGITVVLPPAVDTGLWTQVGRVPRGAIPPEAVAAAIALDRDGLPQPELRVEG from the coding sequence ATGCACACGCTGATCGTGGGAGCGACGGGGGGCATCGGGGCGGCGACGGCGCGGGCCTTTGCCGCACGCGGGGACCGGCTGACCCTGAGCGGGCGGGACGCGGGGCGGCTCTCCGCGCTGGCTGCTGAACTCGGCGCGGACTCTCAGGCCGCCGACCTGGGGTACGAGAGCCACGTGCGGGCACTGCTGGAAGGGGTGGGGGAGCTGGATACCCTCGTCTACGCGGCGGGCGCCGCCCTCCCCGGTCCCGTGCAGGAGGCCGACCCGGCGGCGGTGCGGGCCGTGTGGAACGCGAACTATTTCGGGGCGCTGTGGGTGCTCAAGCATGGGCTGAGACGCATGGGCGCGGGCGGGCGCGTCTACCTGCTGGGGGCACGGCCCGAACTCGTCACGGCGCGGGGCTTCTCGCAATACGCCGCGAGCAAGGCTGCCTTGAGGAGCGCCGCCGAGATCGCGCGGCTGGAAGCGCGGGGAGTGGGCATCACGGTGGTTCTGCCGCCCGCCGTGGACACCGGGTTGTGGACCCAGGTGGGCCGGGTGCCACGCGGGGCGATCCCGCCGGAGGCCGTCGCTGCCGCCATCGCCCTGGACCGGGACGGCCTCCCGCAGCCGGAGCTGAGGGTAGAGGGTTAG
- the hisIE gene encoding bifunctional phosphoribosyl-AMP cyclohydrolase/phosphoribosyl-ATP diphosphatase HisIE: MSDLDALKFGPDGLIPVVTQDARTGAVLMQAYADRAAVERTLETREATYYSRSRGEQWVKGATSGHTQRVVSVHLDCDGDSVLYRVEQTGPACHTGEYSCFHTPLLKGDTPETGLDGTLERVHATIAERLATLPENSYVARLHAGGLDRVLKKISEEAGEVLLAAKNGDRAELATEAADLFFHTLFALAEVGVSPGDVAAVLREREGKSGLKGPKEVG; the protein is encoded by the coding sequence GTGAGCGATCTTGATGCCCTCAAGTTCGGGCCGGACGGCCTGATTCCGGTCGTGACGCAGGACGCCCGCACCGGCGCGGTGCTGATGCAGGCTTATGCCGACCGCGCCGCCGTCGAGCGCACCCTGGAAACGCGCGAGGCCACCTACTACAGCCGCTCGCGGGGGGAACAGTGGGTGAAGGGGGCCACCAGCGGGCACACGCAGCGCGTTGTTTCCGTGCATCTGGACTGCGACGGCGACAGCGTGCTGTACCGGGTCGAGCAGACGGGGCCAGCCTGTCACACCGGGGAATACTCCTGCTTCCACACCCCACTCTTGAAAGGTGACACCCCGGAGACGGGGTTGGACGGCACCCTGGAGCGCGTCCACGCGACCATCGCAGAACGCCTCGCCACCCTGCCCGAGAACAGTTACGTGGCCCGGCTGCACGCGGGGGGCCTCGACCGGGTACTGAAAAAGATCAGCGAGGAGGCGGGCGAGGTGCTGCTCGCCGCGAAAAACGGGGACCGGGCGGAACTGGCGACCGAGGCCGCCGACCTCTTCTTCCACACCCTCTTCGCACTCGCCGAGGTGGGCGTCTCGCCGGGCGACGTGGCCGCCGTGCTGCGGGAGCGCGAGGGCAAGAGCGGCTTGAAGGGGCCTAAGGAAGTCGGCTAA
- a CDS encoding DUF817 family protein, giving the protein MARCLRLLTLFTAAQALCCTFAFSVVGLLALSKGLPLEDWGLARYDFLLLGCLLVQAALVWTRFETPREAAMLLVFHALGFGLEAHRVALGAWAYPEEAVSKVLGVPLYAGFMYASVGSYVAQAWRRCELRLSGEPPLTWQFGLVGATYAHFLLGAGLEVRLGLTAALLLAYHRTRVGFTVGGERFRMGLPLSLALIAAFVYLAENVATGLGAWVYPHQAGGWRPVHPGKWLAWVLMLTPAVLIVARMRAGEERAGNVRATMSSTPARRSGRSETP; this is encoded by the coding sequence ATGGCCCGCTGCCTGCGCCTGCTCACCCTCTTCACCGCCGCGCAGGCCCTCTGCTGCACCTTCGCCTTCAGCGTGGTGGGGCTACTGGCGCTTTCAAAGGGGCTGCCGCTGGAGGACTGGGGCCTGGCCCGCTACGACTTCCTGCTGCTGGGCTGCCTGCTGGTCCAGGCGGCGCTGGTCTGGACCCGCTTCGAGACACCGCGCGAAGCGGCCATGCTGCTGGTCTTTCACGCGCTGGGCTTCGGGCTGGAGGCGCACCGGGTCGCGCTGGGCGCCTGGGCCTACCCGGAGGAAGCGGTGAGCAAGGTGCTCGGCGTGCCCCTCTATGCGGGCTTCATGTACGCCAGCGTGGGGAGCTACGTCGCGCAGGCGTGGCGGCGCTGCGAGTTGCGGCTGAGTGGGGAGCCGCCGCTGACGTGGCAATTCGGGCTGGTCGGGGCGACCTATGCCCACTTCCTGCTGGGGGCCGGGCTGGAGGTGCGGCTGGGGCTGACGGCGGCGCTGCTGCTGGCCTACCACCGCACGCGGGTGGGCTTCACGGTAGGCGGCGAACGCTTCCGGATGGGCCTGCCGCTCTCGCTGGCCCTGATCGCCGCCTTCGTGTACCTCGCGGAGAACGTGGCGACCGGGCTGGGCGCGTGGGTCTATCCGCATCAGGCCGGGGGCTGGCGGCCCGTCCACCCCGGCAAGTGGCTCGCGTGGGTGCTGATGCTCACGCCTGCCGTGCTGATCGTGGCCCGAATGAGAGCCGGGGAGGAGCGGGCCGGAAACGTGAGGGCTACCATGTCCTCCACTCCCGCTCGCCGCAGCGGGCGAAGCGAGACGCCATGA
- the gcvT gene encoding glycine cleavage system aminomethyltransferase GcvT: MTPTTETPLKRTPLHAAHLRAGARMVPFGGWDMPVQYAGVKAEHEAVRTRAGMFDVSHMGEFRVAGPDAEAFLQRVTTNDVSKLKPGRAGYNWLPNEAGGLVDDIYVYRVAPQEFLLVVNASNIEKDWAHLQTQAAGFDVTLADESANWGLIAVQGPEAEALLQPHTDVDLSAKKKNAFFSGTLLEFPVMFARTGYTGEDGFEVFVKAGDAEALWDRLLAVGLTPAGLGARDTLRLEAGFPLYGHEFAEDLHPLASTYTWVVKDKEHVGRAGIQAAPTVKLIGLALERVPVREGYPVLLNGESVGHVTSGSTSPTLGHPIAMALVRADAAGEDAFEVEVRGKAHPARRVELPFYKR, encoded by the coding sequence GTGACCCCGACGACCGAAACGCCGCTGAAGCGGACGCCCCTGCACGCCGCGCACCTGCGGGCGGGTGCCCGCATGGTTCCCTTCGGGGGCTGGGACATGCCCGTGCAGTACGCGGGCGTCAAGGCCGAGCACGAGGCGGTCCGCACCCGCGCGGGGATGTTCGACGTGTCCCACATGGGCGAGTTCCGCGTGGCCGGGCCGGACGCCGAGGCCTTTCTCCAGCGCGTCACCACCAACGACGTGAGCAAGCTCAAGCCCGGCCGCGCCGGGTACAACTGGCTTCCCAACGAGGCGGGCGGGCTGGTGGACGATATCTACGTCTACCGGGTGGCTCCGCAGGAGTTCCTGCTGGTGGTCAACGCCTCCAACATCGAGAAGGACTGGGCGCATCTCCAGACGCAGGCGGCGGGCTTCGACGTGACGCTGGCCGACGAGTCCGCGAACTGGGGATTGATCGCCGTGCAGGGGCCGGAGGCCGAGGCGCTGCTGCAACCCCACACCGACGTGGACCTGAGCGCGAAGAAGAAAAACGCCTTCTTCTCCGGCACCCTGCTGGAATTCCCAGTGATGTTCGCCCGCACCGGCTACACGGGCGAGGACGGCTTCGAGGTCTTCGTAAAGGCCGGGGACGCCGAGGCCCTGTGGGACCGCCTGCTCGCGGTCGGGCTGACCCCGGCGGGCCTGGGCGCCCGCGACACCCTGCGGCTGGAAGCGGGCTTTCCCCTGTACGGGCACGAGTTCGCCGAGGACCTGCACCCCCTCGCCAGCACCTACACCTGGGTGGTCAAGGACAAGGAGCACGTGGGCCGCGCCGGGATTCAGGCCGCGCCCACCGTCAAACTGATCGGCCTCGCGCTGGAGCGGGTGCCCGTGCGTGAGGGCTACCCGGTGCTGCTGAACGGCGAAAGCGTCGGCCACGTCACTTCCGGCAGCACCAGCCCCACCCTCGGGCACCCCATCGCCATGGCGCTCGTGCGGGCGGACGCGGCGGGCGAGGACGCTTTTGAGGTCGAGGTGCGCGGCAAGGCGCATCCGGCGCGGCGGGTGGAACTGCCGTTCTATAAGCGCTGA
- a CDS encoding 5-formyltetrahydrofolate cyclo-ligase produces MTLPPHDAPKPTWRAWAREVRARQPDRSAEVCASLAAFLQARGARRVLAYHALPGEPDVGILAAEFELLTTRARFRPTPHLTLHPWDAAMEVSRFGVRQPPADAPRVALETVDAVLLPGLAFDRFGVRLGYGGGFYDRLLPAFSGLTVGVVWEALVVDALPTEPHDLRVGFLATEGGVRPLHP; encoded by the coding sequence ATGACCCTGCCCCCCCACGACGCGCCCAAACCCACCTGGCGGGCTTGGGCGCGGGAAGTGCGGGCCAGGCAGCCGGACCGTTCGGCTGAAGTGTGTGCTTCCCTCGCCGCCTTCTTGCAGGCACGTGGAGCGCGGCGTGTCTTGGCCTACCATGCCCTGCCCGGCGAGCCGGATGTGGGGATACTGGCTGCCGAGTTTGAACTGCTGACCACCCGCGCCCGCTTCCGGCCCACGCCCCACCTGACGCTGCACCCCTGGGACGCGGCCATGGAGGTCAGTCGCTTTGGGGTGCGGCAGCCCCCGGCCGATGCTCCCCGCGTGGCGCTGGAGACGGTGGACGCCGTGCTGCTGCCCGGCCTCGCCTTTGACCGCTTCGGCGTGAGGTTGGGGTACGGGGGCGGCTTCTACGACCGCCTGCTGCCCGCGTTCAGCGGCCTGACGGTGGGCGTGGTCTGGGAGGCGCTGGTGGTGGATGCCCTCCCCACCGAGCCCCACGACTTGCGGGTGGGCTTTCTGGCGACTGAGGGCGGCGTGCGGCCCCTTCACCCCTGA
- a CDS encoding 2'-5' RNA ligase family protein, whose product MTGPKNAHAHASFLLGVLPPPDLGARVDALRTRLRLRESAAHVTVKARSGLTPELEWWEAARAMVAASSPVTLNIGGPQAFRNGTAVYLGVTSPDVVALHLRLLEALKPSQRFGYEGAQMTPHLTLALQRRGVDLGTVLDAARTEFADLEARPLTFSAREIWVMRKPGPGGLYVPWEAWPLGQG is encoded by the coding sequence ATGACCGGGCCGAAAAACGCGCACGCGCACGCCTCTTTCCTGCTGGGGGTGCTGCCGCCGCCGGACCTCGGGGCGCGGGTGGACGCCCTCCGAACCCGGCTGCGGCTGCGCGAGAGCGCCGCGCACGTGACCGTGAAGGCGCGGAGCGGGCTGACCCCGGAGTTGGAGTGGTGGGAGGCGGCGCGGGCCATGGTGGCCGCGAGTTCTCCCGTCACTCTGAACATTGGCGGTCCCCAGGCCTTCCGCAACGGCACCGCTGTCTACCTCGGGGTCACCTCGCCCGACGTGGTGGCGCTGCACCTCCGGCTGCTGGAGGCGCTGAAGCCGTCCCAGCGCTTCGGCTACGAGGGGGCGCAGATGACGCCGCACCTCACGCTGGCCCTGCAGCGGCGTGGGGTGGACCTCGGCACAGTGCTGGATGCGGCGCGGACTGAGTTTGCCGACCTGGAGGCCCGGCCGTTGACCTTCAGCGCCCGCGAAATCTGGGTGATGCGCAAGCCGGGACCGGGGGGCCTTTACGTCCCGTGGGAGGCATGGCCGCTGGGTCAGGGGTGA
- the hisF gene encoding imidazole glycerol phosphate synthase subunit HisF, which translates to MLTKRIIPCLDVQGGRVVKNVRFFEDHRDAGDPLVLAQAYEAQQADELVFYDITATHEGRALMLDVAARVAEQVMMPLTVGGGVNAVSDFRQLLMAGADKISVNSGAVRRPELIREASDHFGAQCVVLSIDAKRQSGGEGWTVHVGGGRVDTGLDLLAWAEQGQRLGAGEICLNVMDADGTRAGFDLEATRAVASAVDLPVIASGGAGRLEDFRDVLREGQADAALAASVFHFGELTVPQVKAYLKAEGLPVRPDWRDV; encoded by the coding sequence ATGCTCACGAAGCGCATCATCCCCTGTCTGGACGTGCAGGGCGGGCGGGTGGTCAAGAATGTCCGCTTTTTCGAGGACCACCGAGACGCCGGGGACCCCCTCGTGCTCGCGCAGGCCTACGAGGCGCAGCAGGCCGACGAACTCGTCTTCTACGACATCACCGCGACCCACGAGGGCCGCGCCCTGATGCTGGACGTGGCCGCGCGGGTGGCCGAGCAGGTCATGATGCCGCTGACGGTGGGGGGCGGCGTGAACGCGGTGTCGGACTTCCGGCAACTCTTGATGGCCGGGGCCGACAAGATCAGCGTGAACAGCGGGGCGGTGCGGCGGCCCGAGCTGATCCGCGAGGCGTCCGACCACTTCGGGGCGCAGTGCGTGGTGCTGAGCATCGACGCCAAGCGGCAGTCCGGCGGGGAGGGCTGGACCGTCCACGTGGGCGGCGGGCGGGTGGACACCGGCCTCGACCTGCTCGCGTGGGCCGAGCAGGGGCAGCGATTGGGCGCGGGCGAAATCTGCCTCAACGTGATGGACGCCGACGGCACGCGGGCGGGCTTCGACCTGGAGGCGACCCGCGCCGTCGCTTCGGCGGTGGACCTCCCCGTGATCGCCTCGGGTGGGGCCGGGCGGCTGGAGGATTTCCGCGACGTGCTGCGCGAGGGGCAAGCCGACGCCGCCCTGGCCGCCAGCGTGTTTCACTTCGGGGAGCTGACGGTGCCGCAGGTCAAGGCGTACCTGAAGGCCGAGGGGCTGCCCGTGCGCCCCGACTGGCGGGACGTGTGA
- a CDS encoding DUF72 domain-containing protein, producing MRVWIGCGGYTNDDWAAPGLIYEGVKKDAYLETYSRHFDAVELNSSFYAIPGLKAFEGMARKSGGRTRFTVKLNKAFTHDRAPTDADFDRMLQSPQPLRDAGLMGPYLAQFPYSFHRTAENRKYLLALAERFAGHELAVELRHASWDQPGVREGMAEYGLIWVSPDYPPVGGMPEPQVHVTTDVGYLRLHGRNKGSWWEGQSAAERHDYLYTRAEMDEWAEKIALVTDDLSELYVYFQNTTKGHALKNIPMLREALNARGVPVKTPEPGEEEGRLL from the coding sequence ATGCGTGTCTGGATCGGCTGCGGCGGCTACACCAACGACGACTGGGCGGCGCCCGGCCTGATCTACGAGGGCGTGAAAAAGGACGCCTACCTGGAGACCTACTCCCGGCATTTCGATGCGGTGGAGCTGAACAGCTCCTTCTACGCGATTCCCGGCCTCAAGGCGTTCGAGGGCATGGCCCGCAAATCGGGGGGGCGCACCCGCTTCACCGTCAAGCTGAACAAGGCCTTCACCCACGACCGCGCCCCCACCGACGCCGACTTCGACCGGATGCTGCAAAGCCCCCAGCCCCTGCGCGACGCCGGGCTGATGGGGCCTTACCTGGCGCAGTTTCCCTACTCGTTTCACCGCACGGCCGAGAACCGCAAGTACCTGCTCGCGCTGGCCGAGCGCTTCGCCGGGCACGAGCTGGCGGTCGAGTTGCGCCACGCCTCCTGGGACCAGCCGGGCGTGCGCGAGGGCATGGCGGAATACGGCCTGATCTGGGTCAGCCCCGACTATCCGCCGGTCGGCGGGATGCCCGAGCCGCAGGTCCACGTCACGACCGACGTGGGTTACCTGCGCCTGCACGGGCGCAACAAGGGCAGTTGGTGGGAGGGCCAGAGCGCGGCCGAGCGCCACGACTACCTCTACACCCGCGCCGAGATGGACGAGTGGGCCGAGAAGATCGCGTTGGTGACGGATGACCTCAGCGAGCTGTACGTGTATTTCCAGAACACGACCAAGGGCCACGCCCTGAAGAACATCCCCATGCTGCGCGAGGCGCTGAATGCGCGGGGGGTGCCCGTGAAGACGCCGGAGCCGGGGGAGGAAGAGGGGCGGCTGCTCTGA
- a CDS encoding response regulator, giving the protein MERRRILLVDDNPNDVELALNALQDREAEVEVAASGPEALAALRGGLLPDLILLDLKMPQMDGLAVLDQIRGGPATREIPVVMLSTSGEERDVADCYAHGATAYVVKPMDFGQFRCALRTITDFWARLNVRPRLR; this is encoded by the coding sequence ATGGAAAGACGGCGAATCCTGCTGGTCGACGACAATCCGAACGATGTGGAACTGGCCCTCAACGCCCTTCAGGACCGCGAGGCGGAGGTCGAGGTGGCGGCCAGCGGTCCCGAGGCCCTCGCCGCGCTGCGTGGGGGCCTGCTGCCTGACCTGATTCTCCTCGACCTGAAAATGCCGCAGATGGACGGCCTCGCCGTGCTCGACCAGATTCGCGGCGGCCCCGCCACCCGCGAGATTCCGGTGGTGATGCTGAGCACCAGCGGCGAGGAGCGCGACGTGGCCGACTGCTACGCGCACGGCGCGACGGCCTACGTGGTCAAGCCGATGGACTTCGGGCAGTTCCGCTGCGCCCTGCGGACCATCACCGACTTCTGGGCGCGGCTGAACGTGCGGCCCCGGCTGCGCTGA